A single genomic interval of Eurosta solidaginis isolate ZX-2024a chromosome 3, ASM4086904v1, whole genome shotgun sequence harbors:
- the LOC137245608 gene encoding serine-rich adhesin for platelets isoform X1, which yields MRKPKTIGFINYWMLIVALARVCVARGIFEDAEISDYASSDAYPLFKLRHTIPGEPEVDYPILNEVPKTGFKCTGRHEGYYADLETRCQVFRICAHTARSVNGFSFLCPNGTLFSQKNFVCDWYRNVNCEESEQYYYKNNANKIGSNTDMMQKVRQMMEYPIKTILQALETKGPQPQTPRILHHTHKKQLESGLDVSEVDGVQQSSSNREGYQEAVTSTQLESSLQNAGYNEYTHKDDSFAEQYKITEQQHTETISTSVDQGTQTNNGEIYINSLGELSSDPGVDFVHDMARIIAEPPGRTNKADKSSNIVGEIVVGVNKDVQVPSNLLVPPEFMKTFNHRQTNDEFVLASNINNLLNDVAEDLQSSPSETQMVSPQKKARSFRFLSRGFTSQSEGAKKSPYQYGKPKQAASTVRLSTNEIPFDDSFKPVKASLVQAESLNLTTSTEGNTNENSDEVMQFTTTVEASESNAGFSNAQNPKNTKVQLITNTTSESTSSDAPHLNNFSKEPNNFDHNYLNLPTSENREKIETTADTPTFFEFENFKGNDNVVKEVPKGISTKPQLIFDTTTARASLILAKEANKTASITDAIPTPAKLLLPPDTPAPAEEHSHSSTNPTIVDEDKLDAEVPKGISTKPQLIFDTTTARASLILAKEANKTASITDAIPTPAKLFLPPDTPAPAEEHSHSSTYPTIADEDKLDADHHAATLLIAGVKLTTHNNNGDKQNVQKSLDTVVTGEKSSTESEKLMIHVEDEATNALHNSSDIDTLSNRNTTTITTTAAVHPDTNSSFIDSLSEANNFKERIRSYRRFSTQHRHLANILSKEKDKNDQEFEKTKTEIQRLTSSSTTTTSTPITRSYLKRVSANRLRLSRLTATTNHTSSSDVANSDEDSLMSREKVATRNIYKDVSIVDIRNGNNHHNIQGNSFPYADTSSKRRKLTSEIANESARGSSGAKPTEKVRSGLKRVQTSRKLSTDHATTTNSHREVTKVTHNISTRRLNRYSNFKPSEDDNTAVITAATSTTTEATIIMTSSTEKAQTTYPTSTTPLQSVPDVTEAIPHNLQTQSPEVSFTSIPTTSSFNLLAINNSELHTNAIASKADQPQNDFLSTEPSSSVNNNTAALHPSLPTSTISFSSSSPNSSNSSGSSIASSNDASTFIDFTELTHAIADDSVLQNFHATPGYLPVSTAELYSLSVNKLPHDAIISQSHTSQYNKLPAQAPSQLIPPPRPEHLPQVFKPHTPTSPSPRIVIAPAVGQRIAPNSFASVISALVTQPSPKATPSTSYLPLDDFLTKKFGRIAETKDSTSYVKEQQRDIYSSSQQPQFYQTPKTNVFVEQQKQQFLYKQQQLEQLHQYQQQQYQQRNPQQSYSTHFSNIAAKLSHPPQQQYVANEIYNVPQQSVFAQAPSVQQQQHLLKNQQFSQQKYPYLPFTQEKYHTQQTSPTHFYFPKQQQQQQSAQIASQVLSANRQHQQRYFNTAPQFNILKYQSSQYPPFNDVSNNDVLQQERDIHLNIQLPAVTPGLIPAPIAQRRVDVLEDAEPEISDDQQDTNNGSYSGKSSYDVPLSSIGRLPNDITHLLRRLRSFK from the exons ATGAGGAAACCCAAAACGATTg GTTTTATTAATTATTGGATGTTGATTGTTGCGCTGGCTCGCGTGTGCGTTGCTCGAGGTATCTTCGAAGATGCCGAAATATCAGATTATGCAAG TAGCGATGCGTACCCGCTTTTCAAGCTTCGACATACAATACCAGGCGAGCCAGAGGTCGATTACCCCATATTAAATGAGGTGCCAAAGACGGGCTTCAAATGTACCGGGAGACATGAAG GTTACTACGCTGATTTAGAGACCCGCTGTCAAGTATTTCGTATTTGTGCTCACACTGCGCGCAGTGTGAATGGCTTCTCATTTCTTTGTCCCAATGGCACGCTCTTCAGTCAAAAGAACTTCGTTTGTGATTGGTATCGTAATGTCAATTGTGAGGAATCAGAGCAATATTACTACAAgaacaatgcaaataaaattgGCAGCAATACCGATATGATGCAGAAAGTGCGTCAAATGATGGAATATCCTATTAAAACAATATTACAAGCACTAGAAACAAAAGGACCGCAACCACAGACTCCAAGGATATTACATCATACGCACAAAAAACAATTAGAAAGCGGTTTAGATGTGAGTGAAGTGGATGGAGTGCAGCAATCGAGTAGCAATCGAGAAGGCTACCAAGAGGCAGTTACAAGTACGCAATTGGAATCAAGCTTACAAAATGCCGGCTATAACGAGTATACGCATAAAGATGACTCATTTGCCGAACAGTATAAAATAACTGAGCAACAACATACCGAAACGATAAGTACAAGTGTGGATCAGGGGACGCAAACGAACAATGGAGAAATATATATAAACAGTTTAGGTGAATTATCCTCCGATCCCGGTGTTGATTTCGTGCACGACATGGCACGTATTATAGCTGAGCCACCAGGTCGCACCAACAAAGCTGATAAGAGCTCCAATATTGTAGGAGAAATTGTAGTCGGGGTAAATAAAGACGTGCAGGTACCATCAAATCTACTAGTTCCACCAGAATTTATGAAAACTTTTAATCATCGTCAGACAAATGATGAATTTGTCTTAGCatcaaatataaataatttgCTTAACGATGTTGCCGAAGATTTGCAGTCCAGTCCGTCTGAGACTCAAATGGTTTCGCCGCAAAAGAAAGCGCGTTCGTTTAGATTTTTAAGTCGCGGTTTCACGTCGCAAAGTGAAGGAGCCAAAAAATCACCATATCAATATGGTAAACCAAAACAGGCAGCAAGTACTGTACGACTTTCG ACTAATGAGATCCCTTTCGATGATAGCTTCAAACCAGTTAAGGCTTCTCTGGTACAAGCGGAAAGTTTAAACTTGACTACCTCTACTGAAGGAAACACCAATGAAAACTCCGATGAGGTCATGCAATTTACAACCACGGTAGAAGCGAGTGAATCAAACGCAGGTTTTAGTAATGCACAGAACCCTAAGAATACAAAAGTACAACTTATTACAAACACTACATCAGAGTCGACGAGTTCGGATGCACCGCATCTAAATAACTTTAGTAAAGAGCCAAACAATTTTGATCATAACTATTTAAATCTGCCCACATCAGAGAATAGAGAAAAAATTGAGACTACGGCTGACACACCAACATTCttcgaatttgaaaattttaaaggaAATGACAACGTGGTAAAGGAAGTTCCGAAAGGTATATCGACTAAGCCACAATTGATTTTCGATACTACTACAGCGCGTGCGTCTCTGATTTTGGCTAAAGAAGCAAATAAAACAGCATCGATAACGGACGCAATCCCAACACCAGCAAAACTTTTACTTCCCCCAGATACTCCTGCACCCGCGGAAGAACATTCACACTCATCGACTAACCCAACAATAGTTGATGAGGATAAATTGGATGCGGAAGTTCCGAAAGGTATATCGACTAAGCCACAATTGATTTTCGATACTACTACAGCGCGTGCGTCTCTGATTTTGGCTAAAGAAGCAAATAAAACAGCATCGATAACGGACGCAATCCCAACACCAGCAAAACTTTTCCTTCCCCCAGATACTCCTGCACCCGCGGAAGAACATTCACACTCATCCACTTACCCAACAATAGCTGATGAGGATAAATTGGATGCGGATCATCACGCGGCCACACTTTTGATTGCTGGAGTCAAATTAACTACACACAACAACAATGGTGATAAACAGAACGTGCAAAAATCACTTGACACAGTGGTTACTGGTGAGAAAAGCTCGACCGAGAGCGAAAAGCTTATGATACATGTTGAAGATGAGGCGACAAATGCCTTGCATAACTCTAGTGATATTGACACATTAAGTAATCGAAATACAACAACTATTACAACTACAGCTGCAGTACATCCTGATACAAACTCCAGTTTTATAGATAGCCTTAGCGAGGCTAACAACTTCAAAGAACGCATACGTAGCTATCGACGTTTTTCTACCCAGCACCGTCATTTAGCAAACATACTTAGTAAAGAGAAAGATAAGAATGATCAAGAATTTGAAAAGACAAAAACTGAGATTCAAAGACTAACTAGCTCTAGCACTACCACAACTTCGACTCCGATAACTCGCAGCTATTTAAAGCGTGTATCGGCAAACCGTTTGCGTTTGTCGCGGCTTACTGCGACAACTAATCATACAAGCTCGTCTGATGTTGCAAATTCAGATGAAGACTCTTTGATGTCAAGGGAAAAAGTAGCTACACGCAATATATACAAAGATGTGAGCATTGTTGATATTCGTAACGGCAATAACCACCATAATATACAAGGAAATTCTTTTCCTTATGCCGATACTTCTAGTAAACGTCGCAAGCTAACCAGTGAAATCGCAAATGAGTCCGCTAGGGGTAGCAGCGGTGCGAAACCTACAGAGAAAGTGCGCTCTGGTCTGAAACGTGTTCAAACTAGCCGAAAATTAAGCACAGATCATGCAACTACAACCAACTCACATAGGGAGGTTACTAAAGTGACACACAATATTTCAACGCGTAGGCTTAACCGTTATTCGAATTTCAAACCATCGGAAGATGATAACACTGCTGTGATTACTGCAGCAACAAGTACAACCACAGAAGCTACTATAATAATGACATCATCTACGGAAAAGGCGCAAACTACTTATCCTACTTCTACAACTCCTTTGCAGTCAGTGCCTGATGTTACTGAGGCTATTCCACACAATTTACAAACACAAAGTCCAGAAGTCTCTTTTACTTCTATTCCAACCACTTCATCATTCAATTTACTAGCAATTAATAATTCTGAATTGCATACAAACGCAATAGCTAGCAAAGCTGATCAGCCGCAAAATGATTTCCTTTCCACTGAGCCCTCTTCCTCTGTAAACAATAATACTGCTGCTCTGCATCCTTCTTTGCCTACCTCTACCATTTCATTCTCCTCTTCCTCTCCCAACTCTTCCAATTCTTCTGGTTCATCTATAGCTTCTTCAAATGACGCTTCAACCTTCATCGATTTTACCGAACTAACACATGCAATTGCTGATGATTCCGTTTTACAGAATTTTCACGCCACGCCTGGATATCTGCCCGTATCGACAGCAGAATTGTATTCATTATCGGTGAACAAACTCCCTCATGACGCTATCATCTCGCAGTCGCATACCAGCCAATATAATAAGCTGCCCGCTCAAG CGCCATCTCAGCTAATACCTCCACCACGACCAGAACACTTGCCACAAGTTTTTAAGCCGCATACACCGACGTCTCCTTCGCCGCGTATTGTTATTGCTCCTGCCGTTGGACAACGTATCGCACCAAATTCATTCGCGTCTGTTATTTCAGCGCTAGTGACGCAGCCATCGCCTAAGGCAACTCCAAGTACTTCGTATTTGCCCCTGGATGATTTCTTAACTAAGAAATTCGGACGAATAGCTGAAACTAAAGATAGCACAAGTTATGTTAAAGAACAACAAAGAGATATATATTCTTCTAGTCAGCAACCACAGTTTTATCAAACGCCAAAGACAAACGTATTTGttgaacaacaaaaacagcaatttctatataaacaacaacaattagAGCAGTTACACCAATATCAGCAGCAACAGTACCAGCAGCGTAATCCACAACAATCATACAGCACACATTTTTCAAACATAGCTGCTAAATTATCGCACCCACCTCAACAACAATATGTTGCTAACGAGATTTATAATGTACCCCAACAATCGGTGTTCGCACAAGCACCATCAGTGCAGCAACAACAGCATCTATTGAAAAATCAACAATTTTCGCAACAAAAGTACCCCTACTTGCCGTTTACACAAGAAAAATATCACACACAGCAAACATCACcaacacatttttattttccgaagcaacagcagcagcaacaatcaGCGCAGATAGCATCACAGGTCCTCTCAGCAAATCGACAACACCAGCAACGGTATTTTAACACAGCGCCTCAATTTAACATCTTAAAATATCAATCATCTCAATATCCACCATTTAACGATGTCAGCAATAACGACGTTTTACAACAAGAACGCGATATCCATTTAAACATTCAATTACCGGCGGTCACACCTGGTCTTATACCAGCACCTATAGCGCAACGCCGTGTTGATGTATTGGAGGATGCAGAACCCGAAATATCGGATGATCAACAGGATACAAACAACGGGTCCTATAGTGGAAAAAGTTCTTACGATGTGCCATTAAGTAGTATCGGCCGTCTCCCAAACGACATAACACATCTCTTAAGGCGACTGCGGAGTTTTAAATGA
- the LOC137245608 gene encoding serine-rich adhesin for platelets isoform X2, whose translation MRKPKTIGFINYWMLIVALARVCVARGIFEDAEISDYASDAYPLFKLRHTIPGEPEVDYPILNEVPKTGFKCTGRHEGYYADLETRCQVFRICAHTARSVNGFSFLCPNGTLFSQKNFVCDWYRNVNCEESEQYYYKNNANKIGSNTDMMQKVRQMMEYPIKTILQALETKGPQPQTPRILHHTHKKQLESGLDVSEVDGVQQSSSNREGYQEAVTSTQLESSLQNAGYNEYTHKDDSFAEQYKITEQQHTETISTSVDQGTQTNNGEIYINSLGELSSDPGVDFVHDMARIIAEPPGRTNKADKSSNIVGEIVVGVNKDVQVPSNLLVPPEFMKTFNHRQTNDEFVLASNINNLLNDVAEDLQSSPSETQMVSPQKKARSFRFLSRGFTSQSEGAKKSPYQYGKPKQAASTVRLSTNEIPFDDSFKPVKASLVQAESLNLTTSTEGNTNENSDEVMQFTTTVEASESNAGFSNAQNPKNTKVQLITNTTSESTSSDAPHLNNFSKEPNNFDHNYLNLPTSENREKIETTADTPTFFEFENFKGNDNVVKEVPKGISTKPQLIFDTTTARASLILAKEANKTASITDAIPTPAKLLLPPDTPAPAEEHSHSSTNPTIVDEDKLDAEVPKGISTKPQLIFDTTTARASLILAKEANKTASITDAIPTPAKLFLPPDTPAPAEEHSHSSTYPTIADEDKLDADHHAATLLIAGVKLTTHNNNGDKQNVQKSLDTVVTGEKSSTESEKLMIHVEDEATNALHNSSDIDTLSNRNTTTITTTAAVHPDTNSSFIDSLSEANNFKERIRSYRRFSTQHRHLANILSKEKDKNDQEFEKTKTEIQRLTSSSTTTTSTPITRSYLKRVSANRLRLSRLTATTNHTSSSDVANSDEDSLMSREKVATRNIYKDVSIVDIRNGNNHHNIQGNSFPYADTSSKRRKLTSEIANESARGSSGAKPTEKVRSGLKRVQTSRKLSTDHATTTNSHREVTKVTHNISTRRLNRYSNFKPSEDDNTAVITAATSTTTEATIIMTSSTEKAQTTYPTSTTPLQSVPDVTEAIPHNLQTQSPEVSFTSIPTTSSFNLLAINNSELHTNAIASKADQPQNDFLSTEPSSSVNNNTAALHPSLPTSTISFSSSSPNSSNSSGSSIASSNDASTFIDFTELTHAIADDSVLQNFHATPGYLPVSTAELYSLSVNKLPHDAIISQSHTSQYNKLPAQAPSQLIPPPRPEHLPQVFKPHTPTSPSPRIVIAPAVGQRIAPNSFASVISALVTQPSPKATPSTSYLPLDDFLTKKFGRIAETKDSTSYVKEQQRDIYSSSQQPQFYQTPKTNVFVEQQKQQFLYKQQQLEQLHQYQQQQYQQRNPQQSYSTHFSNIAAKLSHPPQQQYVANEIYNVPQQSVFAQAPSVQQQQHLLKNQQFSQQKYPYLPFTQEKYHTQQTSPTHFYFPKQQQQQQSAQIASQVLSANRQHQQRYFNTAPQFNILKYQSSQYPPFNDVSNNDVLQQERDIHLNIQLPAVTPGLIPAPIAQRRVDVLEDAEPEISDDQQDTNNGSYSGKSSYDVPLSSIGRLPNDITHLLRRLRSFK comes from the exons ATGAGGAAACCCAAAACGATTg GTTTTATTAATTATTGGATGTTGATTGTTGCGCTGGCTCGCGTGTGCGTTGCTCGAGGTATCTTCGAAGATGCCGAAATATCAGATTATGCAAG CGATGCGTACCCGCTTTTCAAGCTTCGACATACAATACCAGGCGAGCCAGAGGTCGATTACCCCATATTAAATGAGGTGCCAAAGACGGGCTTCAAATGTACCGGGAGACATGAAG GTTACTACGCTGATTTAGAGACCCGCTGTCAAGTATTTCGTATTTGTGCTCACACTGCGCGCAGTGTGAATGGCTTCTCATTTCTTTGTCCCAATGGCACGCTCTTCAGTCAAAAGAACTTCGTTTGTGATTGGTATCGTAATGTCAATTGTGAGGAATCAGAGCAATATTACTACAAgaacaatgcaaataaaattgGCAGCAATACCGATATGATGCAGAAAGTGCGTCAAATGATGGAATATCCTATTAAAACAATATTACAAGCACTAGAAACAAAAGGACCGCAACCACAGACTCCAAGGATATTACATCATACGCACAAAAAACAATTAGAAAGCGGTTTAGATGTGAGTGAAGTGGATGGAGTGCAGCAATCGAGTAGCAATCGAGAAGGCTACCAAGAGGCAGTTACAAGTACGCAATTGGAATCAAGCTTACAAAATGCCGGCTATAACGAGTATACGCATAAAGATGACTCATTTGCCGAACAGTATAAAATAACTGAGCAACAACATACCGAAACGATAAGTACAAGTGTGGATCAGGGGACGCAAACGAACAATGGAGAAATATATATAAACAGTTTAGGTGAATTATCCTCCGATCCCGGTGTTGATTTCGTGCACGACATGGCACGTATTATAGCTGAGCCACCAGGTCGCACCAACAAAGCTGATAAGAGCTCCAATATTGTAGGAGAAATTGTAGTCGGGGTAAATAAAGACGTGCAGGTACCATCAAATCTACTAGTTCCACCAGAATTTATGAAAACTTTTAATCATCGTCAGACAAATGATGAATTTGTCTTAGCatcaaatataaataatttgCTTAACGATGTTGCCGAAGATTTGCAGTCCAGTCCGTCTGAGACTCAAATGGTTTCGCCGCAAAAGAAAGCGCGTTCGTTTAGATTTTTAAGTCGCGGTTTCACGTCGCAAAGTGAAGGAGCCAAAAAATCACCATATCAATATGGTAAACCAAAACAGGCAGCAAGTACTGTACGACTTTCG ACTAATGAGATCCCTTTCGATGATAGCTTCAAACCAGTTAAGGCTTCTCTGGTACAAGCGGAAAGTTTAAACTTGACTACCTCTACTGAAGGAAACACCAATGAAAACTCCGATGAGGTCATGCAATTTACAACCACGGTAGAAGCGAGTGAATCAAACGCAGGTTTTAGTAATGCACAGAACCCTAAGAATACAAAAGTACAACTTATTACAAACACTACATCAGAGTCGACGAGTTCGGATGCACCGCATCTAAATAACTTTAGTAAAGAGCCAAACAATTTTGATCATAACTATTTAAATCTGCCCACATCAGAGAATAGAGAAAAAATTGAGACTACGGCTGACACACCAACATTCttcgaatttgaaaattttaaaggaAATGACAACGTGGTAAAGGAAGTTCCGAAAGGTATATCGACTAAGCCACAATTGATTTTCGATACTACTACAGCGCGTGCGTCTCTGATTTTGGCTAAAGAAGCAAATAAAACAGCATCGATAACGGACGCAATCCCAACACCAGCAAAACTTTTACTTCCCCCAGATACTCCTGCACCCGCGGAAGAACATTCACACTCATCGACTAACCCAACAATAGTTGATGAGGATAAATTGGATGCGGAAGTTCCGAAAGGTATATCGACTAAGCCACAATTGATTTTCGATACTACTACAGCGCGTGCGTCTCTGATTTTGGCTAAAGAAGCAAATAAAACAGCATCGATAACGGACGCAATCCCAACACCAGCAAAACTTTTCCTTCCCCCAGATACTCCTGCACCCGCGGAAGAACATTCACACTCATCCACTTACCCAACAATAGCTGATGAGGATAAATTGGATGCGGATCATCACGCGGCCACACTTTTGATTGCTGGAGTCAAATTAACTACACACAACAACAATGGTGATAAACAGAACGTGCAAAAATCACTTGACACAGTGGTTACTGGTGAGAAAAGCTCGACCGAGAGCGAAAAGCTTATGATACATGTTGAAGATGAGGCGACAAATGCCTTGCATAACTCTAGTGATATTGACACATTAAGTAATCGAAATACAACAACTATTACAACTACAGCTGCAGTACATCCTGATACAAACTCCAGTTTTATAGATAGCCTTAGCGAGGCTAACAACTTCAAAGAACGCATACGTAGCTATCGACGTTTTTCTACCCAGCACCGTCATTTAGCAAACATACTTAGTAAAGAGAAAGATAAGAATGATCAAGAATTTGAAAAGACAAAAACTGAGATTCAAAGACTAACTAGCTCTAGCACTACCACAACTTCGACTCCGATAACTCGCAGCTATTTAAAGCGTGTATCGGCAAACCGTTTGCGTTTGTCGCGGCTTACTGCGACAACTAATCATACAAGCTCGTCTGATGTTGCAAATTCAGATGAAGACTCTTTGATGTCAAGGGAAAAAGTAGCTACACGCAATATATACAAAGATGTGAGCATTGTTGATATTCGTAACGGCAATAACCACCATAATATACAAGGAAATTCTTTTCCTTATGCCGATACTTCTAGTAAACGTCGCAAGCTAACCAGTGAAATCGCAAATGAGTCCGCTAGGGGTAGCAGCGGTGCGAAACCTACAGAGAAAGTGCGCTCTGGTCTGAAACGTGTTCAAACTAGCCGAAAATTAAGCACAGATCATGCAACTACAACCAACTCACATAGGGAGGTTACTAAAGTGACACACAATATTTCAACGCGTAGGCTTAACCGTTATTCGAATTTCAAACCATCGGAAGATGATAACACTGCTGTGATTACTGCAGCAACAAGTACAACCACAGAAGCTACTATAATAATGACATCATCTACGGAAAAGGCGCAAACTACTTATCCTACTTCTACAACTCCTTTGCAGTCAGTGCCTGATGTTACTGAGGCTATTCCACACAATTTACAAACACAAAGTCCAGAAGTCTCTTTTACTTCTATTCCAACCACTTCATCATTCAATTTACTAGCAATTAATAATTCTGAATTGCATACAAACGCAATAGCTAGCAAAGCTGATCAGCCGCAAAATGATTTCCTTTCCACTGAGCCCTCTTCCTCTGTAAACAATAATACTGCTGCTCTGCATCCTTCTTTGCCTACCTCTACCATTTCATTCTCCTCTTCCTCTCCCAACTCTTCCAATTCTTCTGGTTCATCTATAGCTTCTTCAAATGACGCTTCAACCTTCATCGATTTTACCGAACTAACACATGCAATTGCTGATGATTCCGTTTTACAGAATTTTCACGCCACGCCTGGATATCTGCCCGTATCGACAGCAGAATTGTATTCATTATCGGTGAACAAACTCCCTCATGACGCTATCATCTCGCAGTCGCATACCAGCCAATATAATAAGCTGCCCGCTCAAG CGCCATCTCAGCTAATACCTCCACCACGACCAGAACACTTGCCACAAGTTTTTAAGCCGCATACACCGACGTCTCCTTCGCCGCGTATTGTTATTGCTCCTGCCGTTGGACAACGTATCGCACCAAATTCATTCGCGTCTGTTATTTCAGCGCTAGTGACGCAGCCATCGCCTAAGGCAACTCCAAGTACTTCGTATTTGCCCCTGGATGATTTCTTAACTAAGAAATTCGGACGAATAGCTGAAACTAAAGATAGCACAAGTTATGTTAAAGAACAACAAAGAGATATATATTCTTCTAGTCAGCAACCACAGTTTTATCAAACGCCAAAGACAAACGTATTTGttgaacaacaaaaacagcaatttctatataaacaacaacaattagAGCAGTTACACCAATATCAGCAGCAACAGTACCAGCAGCGTAATCCACAACAATCATACAGCACACATTTTTCAAACATAGCTGCTAAATTATCGCACCCACCTCAACAACAATATGTTGCTAACGAGATTTATAATGTACCCCAACAATCGGTGTTCGCACAAGCACCATCAGTGCAGCAACAACAGCATCTATTGAAAAATCAACAATTTTCGCAACAAAAGTACCCCTACTTGCCGTTTACACAAGAAAAATATCACACACAGCAAACATCACcaacacatttttattttccgaagcaacagcagcagcaacaatcaGCGCAGATAGCATCACAGGTCCTCTCAGCAAATCGACAACACCAGCAACGGTATTTTAACACAGCGCCTCAATTTAACATCTTAAAATATCAATCATCTCAATATCCACCATTTAACGATGTCAGCAATAACGACGTTTTACAACAAGAACGCGATATCCATTTAAACATTCAATTACCGGCGGTCACACCTGGTCTTATACCAGCACCTATAGCGCAACGCCGTGTTGATGTATTGGAGGATGCAGAACCCGAAATATCGGATGATCAACAGGATACAAACAACGGGTCCTATAGTGGAAAAAGTTCTTACGATGTGCCATTAAGTAGTATCGGCCGTCTCCCAAACGACATAACACATCTCTTAAGGCGACTGCGGAGTTTTAAATGA